The following is a genomic window from Desulfofarcimen acetoxidans DSM 771.
TAAAACAACAACTAACATTATAATAATTGCATCAACATATTCACCTATGAACAGGGTAATTACAGCGGCTCCCAGAAGTACATAAACAAGCATATCCTTAAGTTGCGCAAAGAATTGCAAAATTAAAGTTTTTTTAGGTTTACTCTTTAGTTTATTTTCACCATACTGGTTAAGCCTTGTCTTGGCTTCCTCGCTGGTAAGACCAGTTAAGGGGTTCGCATCTAATTCTTTTAAAACTTCTTCTTGGGTTTTTAAAAACCACATACATAACACCTCTTTCTTATTTATTTCATTTGTAATAATACCGTGACATTTAAGCTTGTGCTCCAGCATATTGCGTAATTGACCAAAAGCCCACTGGCTCATGCGTTCGTTCAAGGCACAAAACGTCATGAAAGAATTTCTTTCAGAATTTCACCTCCTTCCGGGAGATTTCTGTGCTTCAATGTATTTACAAATAGTTTCTGCACTGACATTACCGGAAGTACTTATATACTAATCCCTGATCCATAACCCACTGCCCCAGAAATATTTCTTTTTAAGCCAAGGAAAAGCATCAAATATTCTGTTAGCGGTAATGCTTTTAATTATCCTTGCAATTTCAGTAGGAACCACGGTACTTTGGACAAAACACTATATGATAGTTAATATTCTATGCATAATGTTTTGTTTTTCTTTCCTTGATCCAATTATACAATAGAGGAAATGTCTGTGTATATATTTGTCACCCTTCGGGCGACCGCTCCTTTCATCCACGGGACGAGCCAGTGGGTTTTCAGGAGTGATTTTCTATAAAGACAAAAGCCCTCAGGCAAAATTTCCTAGAGATATTAAATGATCAATTATAGTTCCTTATTTATATAAAATACAGCAGAACTTGTAAACATACGCCTTATTTAAAGTTATTACGGATTAAATCACCCCCAAATATTACACCTGTGGAGGAGATGACCATTTAATAATAAATGATCTTTTGTAGTGGCAATTTTCACATCTAAAAAATTTAAAACCCTTATTCTATAAGGGTTTTAATAAACAGATAGGTGTCAAAGTCAGGGATTTCGCTTTACCAAGACGCACCGTAAAGCCACTGTACTTATACTTCGTTAACGTAATTGGTAACATACAGGTTCGCTTGTCGGTCAGAAAATATCAAAACAATATGGCAATCCGCCAACCCAAATAAAACTGACACCATTTGTGAACTACCCCCGCTTACGTTCCACTAAGAAACGGGGGCTTCCAAAGGAACATCAACGAGCGTTTCCTGATTCATCAGCCACGGCCTACCATTACAAAGAGCAATAGGTCTTACACGGCCTCCAGCAGGCATGATTTCGGGCGGTCCCCGCCCTATAACTATATATCTAAGCCGCTAGCATTTCTAAGCCACGACGTTCTATCAATATGGCTGACACCAAATCCCTAGGCATAACCATTCCACAAGCAGGACACCGGTGCACTCTGACACTCAAATCCTTTGGCACATTGGCACCACAAAGACATGTCTGGGAAGTGCCATGAGGAGGGACAGGAAGAAATATTTTACCATATCTGTGACATTTATACTCCACAAGGTTTCTGAATGTACCCCATGAAGCATCATGAATGCTTTTAGCTAGGTAGTGATTTTTGACCATGTTCTTGATCTTTAGGTCTTCCATGAAGACAATATCATGGCTCTGAACCACGTCTAGACTGGTCTTGTGTAGAAAGTCTTTCCGTTGATTAGTTATCTTAGCATGAAGTTTAGCCACTTTAGTTTTAGCTTTCCCTCGGTTGTTAGAACCTTTCTTTTTGCGAGAAAGTCTTCGCTGTTGTTTGGCTAACTTCCTTTCTGATTTACGATAGTATTTTGGGGTTTCTATTTCTGTACTATCAGACAATACCGCAAAATGTTCAAGGCCCACGTCTATTCCAATGGATTTGGTACTGTCGGTAAGATTTTCGAGTACTTCCACTTCGGCGGTCAAATTAGCGTACCACTTACCACCGTGATACTTTATGTTAACCCTGGATATTTGACTGGCATCAAATTCCCGGTGAGTTGTCATTTTTACAAAACCAATCTTAGAGAGATAGATTTTACCTGGCTTAGAGAAAGTTTTCTTTACAGCATCCACCTGGGGATAGGTAAATGATGTGTAATGGTCACGGTTTTTGAACCGGGGGTATCCAGCTTCTTTGGCAAAAAACCGCTGATAGGCAAAGTCTACCCGGCGCAAAGTATCCTGCATTACCTGACTATGAACTTGCTTGTATTCCAGATGTTCTTTTGTATAGCCCGGCAGCATATTCTGCTGTTTATTATATGTCAACCCCTGGCCGGTTCCTTTATACACACGCTGACGCTCAGATAAAGACCAGTTATAGAGTTTCCGGCAAAGTTTTAGTGTGTGAAACATTTTTTTCTGTTGCTCTTTGGTCGGACGCATTTCAAACCGGTAGACAATTTGCAAATGATTCACCTCTTTTCACCCTGGGTTTCAATGTACTTCTTAATTACTTCAATGGGTGCACCACCTGTAGTTAGAAGACAAAAACTTTACGACCAAAAATATTCTTTCCATAATTAGGGTGAGCCTTGAACAATATGTGTGTGTGCTTTGTCATGTTTGTATTCAAGAAAACTAATATTATATTTTGGTACAATATACTCACCAATTTCTTTGATACGGTTTGCTATTGTGTCGTTTATAACTTTTCTGCGGTATTTTACTACCAAAATCAGATGATATGTGAGTAAGAAGACTGAGTGACTATTTGTATCAAGTTTGCTCAATAATAATCAACCTTTCGTTATTGCGTCTGATTATATTTTGCCACATCATAGAGGCTTTGGCAAACATTTTATTAGTACACAAAACAAGGCCGCCATTCATCCCACCACCTTAGAGGTGGGGGAATTCTGGCGGGGTTTAGTTAAAACGGTGTCAGTCCGTACAATTCAAAGCTATCAATTCTATAGAAATCTTTATTCTTACCCGATAAAGGATGTAGTTTAAAAATCTACCTGCATTCTTTTTAGGCCTATATAAAAATATAAAGGCAGTGTGCTATTGGTTGTTCTTTAACTTGTTATTTAGCGAGATGTCCATCTCCCCGATATCCCAAACTGTTTGTTTTTGTACACGTATCAGTTGTGAATCTTATTTGTGCACCTGTATAACTGCCTGCTCCCGATATAGGGTAATTTTTTGGAGATGTTACTTCACCACTAACCTTTTTTCGTCCCCACATAGAACCTCCCCAAATCCCTTTTTTTAACAACGGCATAGGTAATTCCAACAGGGCAACTCAAATATACATAATCGTGTGATTGAGTTAGGTCTGTTAAGGTTGCGGTTAATCCATCAATATTGAATGTACCAGTTGAATAGAAAACGGCACCACCCGATCTGCCACTAAAACCCAAGATACTAATGTAGTTGCTACTGGTGAAATTGCTTGCGAGGATGATCAGGTATTTGCCTCCGGCTCTTGTGTTCCTTCTTGAATAACCTCATAGTTTTTTTCTAATGAGTTTGCGTTGATAATAACTTTCCAGGACTTATCATATCTAAGCACAAAAGGTACTTTTTCAATACTTCCGTTATCATATGTTAAAATTGCCTCAAAATTTATTAGGGTCGGTGACTCTTGGGACATGTTTGTAATCTTGTAATCAATTAACTTCTTTTCTTTAAGAAAATGAGTATACTCTTCCTTTTGAAAATCACAATCATCGGACGAATAGCGTTCATCTATAACGAAAGTAAGTATTTCTTCAACATTCTGATTAGCAATTGCATTCAGGTAACTTGTTAAAATATCTTCTGCATCTGTACCTGCGAATACGCTTATACTTGATGAGGTATTTGCCTCCGGTTCTTGTATTCCTTCTTGAATAACTTCATAGTTTTTTTCTAATGAGTTTGCGTTGATAATAACTTTCCAGGACTTATCATATCTAAGCACAAAGGGTACTTTTTCAATACTTCCGTTATCATATGTTAAAATTGCCTCAAAATTTATTAGGGTCGGTGACTCCTGGGACATGTTTGTAATCTTGTAATCAATTAGCTTCTTTTCTTTAAGAAAATGGGTATACTCTTCTTTTTGAAAATCACAATCATCGGACGAATAGCGTTCATCTATAACGAAAGCAAGTATTTCTTCAACATTCTGATTAACAATTGCATTCAGGTAACTTGTTAAAATATCTTCTGCATCTGTACCTGCGAATG
Proteins encoded in this region:
- a CDS encoding RNA-guided endonuclease InsQ/TnpB family protein, with protein sequence MQIVYRFEMRPTKEQQKKMFHTLKLCRKLYNWSLSERQRVYKGTGQGLTYNKQQNMLPGYTKEHLEYKQVHSQVMQDTLRRVDFAYQRFFAKEAGYPRFKNRDHYTSFTYPQVDAVKKTFSKPGKIYLSKIGFVKMTTHREFDASQISRVNIKYHGGKWYANLTAEVEVLENLTDSTKSIGIDVGLEHFAVLSDSTEIETPKYYRKSERKLAKQQRRLSRKKKGSNNRGKAKTKVAKLHAKITNQRKDFLHKTSLDVVQSHDIVFMEDLKIKNMVKNHYLAKSIHDASWGTFRNLVEYKCHRYGKIFLPVPPHGTSQTCLCGANVPKDLSVRVHRCPACGMVMPRDLVSAILIERRGLEMLAA